The proteins below come from a single Prochlorococcus marinus str. MIT 9215 genomic window:
- the crtH gene encoding carotenoid isomerase produces the protein MEISKENFDAIIIGSGIGGLVTASQLAAKGARVLVLEKYIIPGGSGGSFKRKGYTFDVGASMIFGFGDKGYTNLLTRALKDVNEKCETIPDPVQLEYHLPNNFNISVDKNYEQFINKLSAIFPNEKKGIKKFYDTCANVFRCLDSMPLLSIEDPSYLFKVFFKSPLSCLGLARWLPVNAGDVARKYIKDPELLKFIDIECFCWSVMPALKTPMINAGMVFTDRHAGGINYPKGGVGVIAEKLVNGIQKLGGKIRYKANVHEILLKDKKAVGVKLSNGEEIYSNIIVSNSTRWDTFGLKDNTKALISSKNVPKSEYKWSETYKPSPSFVSIHLGVEKNLISDNFNCHHIIVENWDELESEKGVIFVSIPTLLDSSLAPDGKHILHAFTPSSMCEWEGLSRKEYLQKKEKYFLFLVEKISTILPNLEQNIDHKEIGTPKTHKKFLGRYEGSYGPIPSKKLLGLLPMPFNTTKIQNLYCVGDSCFPGQGLNAVAFSGYACAHKIGAKLNINSFKLPD, from the coding sequence ATGGAAATTAGTAAGGAAAATTTCGATGCAATTATTATTGGCTCAGGAATTGGAGGTTTAGTAACAGCCTCGCAACTAGCTGCTAAAGGGGCTCGAGTATTAGTTCTTGAGAAATATATTATTCCTGGAGGAAGTGGGGGCTCTTTCAAGAGGAAAGGATATACCTTTGATGTTGGTGCTTCAATGATATTTGGCTTTGGAGATAAAGGTTATACAAATTTATTAACTCGTGCATTAAAAGATGTAAATGAAAAATGCGAAACTATTCCTGATCCTGTGCAACTGGAATATCATCTACCAAATAACTTTAATATTTCTGTAGATAAAAATTATGAGCAATTTATAAATAAATTATCAGCGATTTTCCCAAATGAAAAAAAGGGTATCAAGAAATTTTACGATACTTGTGCAAATGTATTTAGATGTTTAGATTCAATGCCTCTTTTATCAATAGAGGATCCTTCTTATCTTTTTAAAGTTTTCTTTAAGTCTCCATTATCCTGTTTAGGATTAGCTAGATGGTTACCAGTAAATGCAGGAGATGTAGCAAGAAAATATATAAAAGATCCTGAACTTTTAAAATTTATCGATATCGAATGTTTTTGTTGGTCTGTAATGCCAGCTCTCAAAACTCCTATGATTAATGCGGGAATGGTTTTTACTGATAGGCATGCTGGAGGTATAAATTATCCAAAAGGGGGAGTTGGAGTAATAGCAGAAAAATTAGTTAATGGTATACAAAAATTAGGAGGCAAAATAAGATATAAAGCTAACGTACATGAAATCCTTTTAAAGGATAAGAAAGCTGTAGGAGTAAAGCTTTCAAATGGGGAAGAGATATATTCAAACATTATTGTATCCAACTCCACTAGATGGGATACATTTGGATTGAAAGACAACACTAAAGCATTAATTTCGAGTAAAAATGTTCCAAAAAGTGAATATAAGTGGTCAGAAACTTATAAGCCCTCACCTTCTTTTGTTTCTATTCACCTTGGAGTAGAAAAAAATCTAATATCCGATAATTTTAATTGTCATCATATAATCGTTGAAAATTGGGATGAATTAGAAAGTGAAAAGGGGGTAATTTTTGTTTCTATACCAACTTTGCTTGACTCGTCTTTAGCTCCAGATGGTAAACATATCTTACATGCATTTACTCCCTCATCAATGTGTGAATGGGAAGGCTTATCAAGGAAAGAATATTTGCAAAAGAAAGAAAAATATTTTTTATTTCTTGTTGAAAAAATATCAACTATTCTTCCTAATCTTGAACAAAATATTGATCATAAGGAAATTGGCACTCCTAAAACTCATAAAAAGTTTCTTGGGAGATATGAAGGTAGTTATGGACCTATTCCTAGTAAAAAGTTGCTTGGACTTTTGCCAATGCCTTTCAATACAACAAAAATTCAAAACCTATATTGTGTAGGAGATTCATGTTTCCCAGGTCAAGGCCTGAATGCAGTTGCTTTTAGTGGATACGCATGCGCTCATAAAATAGGTGCAAAATTAAATATAAATAGTTTTAAATTGCCAGACTAA
- a CDS encoding DUF6761 family protein translates to MTSFDNPKAIRHFQSICDSCQDLVTRFHTPSDLKLYSDGYLQALRNCSSLEQKDQEKLERLIERWILDPSSFIDPEGDGKKGFFDKKKI, encoded by the coding sequence ATGACATCATTTGATAATCCAAAAGCAATTCGTCATTTTCAATCAATTTGCGATAGTTGCCAAGACTTAGTTACGCGATTTCATACCCCATCTGATCTTAAATTATATAGTGATGGTTATCTCCAAGCCTTGAGGAATTGCAGTAGTTTAGAGCAAAAGGATCAAGAGAAATTAGAGAGATTAATTGAAAGATGGATTTTAGATCCATCAAGTTTTATTGATCCAGAGGGAGATGGAAAAAAAGGTTTTTTTGATAAAAAAAAGATTTAA
- a CDS encoding porin produces the protein MKLFKSLLVAPAALGLLAPISASANEVHLNDISNYSDIESFELFNSFNKEEPAQDLLLAGGEGLVDSSDSYAHDGGFSTTTSASFGADFVIGAVDGAGYLQEALTFDYQYGMTLSTSFTGEDSLDLVIETGNATSASGTILDMNGMSDKLNLDGITYTFPLGDKTTVMVGDSTDVSALYSTACTYSAFTDLLSNCGSGTAAGLGGGTADQGTSSTADDASSATIAAAFDFGNGFTLAGGLSGAGGDTEGLFTKESLDVYGVQAAYNTDSYGASLSYALTDTSATAESSFWGLNAFYSFDGEGLPSISVGYESEDPSGSSTKEGYFVGLSWDEVGPGSFSIGMSSTANFADTDTETYQYEAAYSYPINDGMTITPGVFIKEVNNADDQTGVIVKTSFSF, from the coding sequence ATGAAGCTTTTTAAAAGCTTGCTAGTAGCGCCCGCAGCATTAGGACTATTAGCTCCTATTTCTGCAAGTGCTAATGAAGTACATCTTAACGACATATCAAACTACTCTGATATAGAGAGTTTTGAATTATTTAACTCTTTCAATAAAGAAGAGCCAGCTCAAGATTTATTGTTAGCCGGCGGTGAAGGTTTAGTTGATTCTTCTGATTCTTATGCTCATGATGGAGGTTTTTCAACAACAACTTCTGCGTCATTTGGAGCTGATTTCGTAATCGGTGCTGTTGACGGTGCTGGTTATCTTCAAGAAGCTTTAACTTTTGATTACCAGTATGGAATGACTCTTTCAACTAGTTTTACTGGTGAAGATTCATTAGATCTAGTAATTGAAACAGGTAATGCTACATCAGCTTCTGGAACCATTCTTGATATGAATGGAATGTCAGACAAGCTTAATCTTGATGGAATTACATACACTTTCCCTCTTGGCGATAAGACAACTGTAATGGTTGGTGACTCTACAGATGTTAGTGCTCTTTACTCAACAGCATGTACATACAGTGCGTTCACTGATCTACTAAGTAACTGTGGTTCTGGAACAGCTGCTGGTCTAGGCGGAGGTACTGCTGATCAAGGTACAAGTTCTACAGCTGATGATGCTAGTTCTGCAACAATTGCTGCTGCTTTTGATTTCGGTAACGGATTTACATTGGCTGGTGGTCTTTCAGGTGCTGGTGGTGACACTGAAGGTTTATTTACTAAAGAGTCATTGGATGTATACGGTGTTCAGGCTGCTTACAACACAGATTCTTATGGTGCTTCACTTAGCTATGCTTTGACAGATACAAGTGCAACTGCAGAATCATCATTCTGGGGACTAAATGCTTTCTATAGCTTCGACGGAGAAGGTCTACCTTCTATCAGTGTTGGATATGAATCAGAAGATCCTAGTGGTTCTTCTACAAAGGAAGGATACTTTGTTGGTCTTTCATGGGACGAAGTAGGTCCTGGATCATTCAGCATAGGTATGTCATCTACTGCTAACTTTGCAGATACAGATACAGAGACATATCAGTATGAGGCTGCTTACTCATACCCCATCAACGATGGTATGACAATTACTCCTGGTGTATTCATTAAGGAAGTTAATAATGCTGATGATCAGACTGGCGTTATCGTTAAGACATCATTTAGCTTCTAA
- a CDS encoding tetratricopeptide repeat-containing sulfotransferase family protein, with protein sequence MKGFGDNKSRNSNFAKWDKDSFLKNKLDLAKNFLLSGDVLQAKKIYSRLVNEGFISYDLFFSYSLLSRNSSNFKLAKELLIRSISIYPTKVDHYILLAEILRLEKDFSRAQELLLTACKINPRNSNSVYNLSLLYRDLNNIEEALSTINKAIKLMPSNYVYKLLKADLLKDKNNFKESELILLELYSNEKIEDKKDILLMLSTVKRLDSNFKESEKILLDIIKFSPKFGQAYLNLSDLYFDNKLLIKAKKIALKGISIDPNIPEMLVNLGVICRNLGEINESKKYLLTALSMNERLFKCYNDLSTFYDFSDHPKELKYLLNVPLDGLNREDIIRICFARANIYHSQKKFINASKNYKLANDFKSKIYSSNKNLLIEKSIKIKKDFFCKKEFNLNNHKNPELIFIVGMPRSGSTLLETILSINKQVYDLGEIEVLPDIMKNVDSLVKDRDPYEDYIKLIKKLAPQAKIFTDKNLFNYMYCPVINKYFSNSKIILCLRNPLDNILSIYRENFTKIPFSTNIKEITEMYLHHYDLMKIYSKTYTNNLFIYNYDNVVSNPSVEIKKIIDWLGWEWNEEYTAPQNNKRTVFTASSEQVRNPIHSKSLRGWKKYTNLLEPALEIISKNRDLKKFITQ encoded by the coding sequence ATGAAGGGATTCGGAGACAATAAAAGCAGAAATTCGAATTTTGCCAAATGGGATAAAGATTCTTTCTTAAAAAATAAACTAGATTTAGCCAAGAATTTTTTATTATCAGGAGATGTTTTACAAGCTAAAAAAATTTATTCTCGATTAGTTAATGAAGGATTTATATCTTATGATTTATTTTTTTCTTATTCTTTATTAAGTAGAAATAGCTCAAACTTCAAATTAGCTAAAGAATTACTTATTCGATCTATATCGATATATCCAACCAAAGTTGATCACTATATTTTATTGGCTGAAATATTAAGGTTAGAAAAAGATTTTTCAAGAGCTCAAGAATTACTTCTAACAGCTTGCAAGATAAATCCAAGGAATAGCAATTCTGTCTATAACCTTTCACTTTTATATCGTGATTTAAATAATATTGAAGAGGCATTAAGTACTATTAACAAAGCAATAAAACTTATGCCCAGTAATTATGTCTATAAGCTCTTAAAAGCTGATTTGTTAAAGGATAAAAATAATTTTAAAGAATCAGAACTTATACTTTTGGAGCTTTATTCTAATGAAAAAATTGAAGATAAAAAAGATATTTTGTTAATGCTTTCCACGGTGAAAAGACTTGATTCGAATTTTAAAGAGTCTGAAAAAATTTTGTTAGACATAATTAAATTTTCTCCGAAATTTGGTCAGGCTTATTTGAATTTAAGTGATTTATATTTTGACAATAAACTCCTGATAAAAGCTAAGAAGATTGCCCTCAAAGGTATTAGTATCGATCCAAATATCCCTGAAATGCTTGTAAATCTTGGTGTGATTTGCAGAAATTTAGGTGAAATAAATGAATCCAAGAAATATCTCTTAACAGCACTATCAATGAATGAAAGATTATTTAAATGTTATAACGATTTATCTACTTTTTACGACTTTTCGGATCATCCTAAAGAATTAAAGTACCTACTAAATGTTCCTTTAGATGGGTTAAATCGAGAGGATATTATTCGAATATGCTTTGCTCGAGCAAACATTTATCATAGTCAAAAGAAATTTATTAATGCCTCAAAGAATTATAAACTTGCCAATGATTTTAAGAGCAAAATTTACTCGTCAAATAAAAATTTATTAATTGAAAAAAGTATAAAAATAAAAAAAGATTTTTTTTGTAAGAAAGAATTTAATTTGAATAATCATAAAAATCCTGAATTGATATTTATTGTTGGCATGCCTAGATCAGGAAGCACATTGCTTGAAACTATATTGAGTATTAATAAACAAGTTTATGATTTAGGTGAAATTGAAGTTTTACCAGATATTATGAAAAATGTTGATTCTTTAGTTAAAGATCGAGATCCGTATGAAGACTATATTAAGTTAATAAAAAAATTGGCACCACAAGCAAAAATATTTACAGATAAAAATTTATTTAATTATATGTACTGTCCTGTTATTAATAAATATTTTAGTAATTCAAAAATTATTTTATGTTTAAGAAATCCTCTAGATAACATTCTTTCAATTTATAGAGAAAATTTTACAAAAATACCTTTTTCAACCAATATCAAAGAAATTACTGAGATGTATTTACATCACTATGATTTAATGAAGATATATTCTAAAACCTATACTAATAATTTATTTATTTACAACTACGATAATGTCGTTTCAAATCCTTCAGTTGAAATAAAGAAAATCATAGATTGGCTTGGGTGGGAATGGAACGAAGAATATACCGCACCACAAAATAATAAACGGACAGTTTTTACTGCAAGTAGTGAACAAGTTAGAAATCCAATACATAGTAAATCCTTGAGAGGCTGGAAAAAATATACAAACCTTCTAGAACCCGCTTTAGAAATTATTTCGAAAAATAGAGATTTAAAGAAATTTATTACACAATAA
- a CDS encoding high light inducible protein: protein MTPEAERFNGWAAMLGFVAAVGAYVTTGQIIPGWF, encoded by the coding sequence ATGACTCCTGAAGCAGAACGTTTTAATGGATGGGCAGCAATGCTAGGTTTCGTAGCAGCTGTTGGCGCATACGTTACTACCGGACAGATCATTCCTGGCTGGTTCTAA
- the grxD gene encoding Grx4 family monothiol glutaredoxin, which translates to MDNLTKDKIQKLIDSNPLMVFMKGTKLMPQCGFSNNVVQILNSLGVEFGTFDVLSDFAIREGIKEYSDWPTIPQVYLKGEFLGGSDILIEMYNAGSLKEKIEIELAS; encoded by the coding sequence ATGGACAACCTAACAAAAGATAAAATACAAAAACTGATTGACTCTAATCCGTTAATGGTTTTCATGAAAGGGACAAAATTGATGCCGCAATGTGGTTTTTCCAACAATGTAGTTCAAATACTAAATTCTCTTGGAGTAGAATTTGGTACTTTTGATGTTTTAAGTGATTTTGCCATACGAGAAGGTATAAAAGAATATTCAGATTGGCCAACAATCCCCCAAGTTTACTTAAAAGGAGAATTTCTTGGTGGATCAGACATTCTTATCGAAATGTACAACGCAGGATCTCTTAAAGAAAAAATAGAAATTGAATTAGCGTCTTAA
- a CDS encoding response regulator transcription factor, with protein sequence MQSTEQILASTPGSSQLPTSSQTPSRVLVVEPHPTLRTVLVQRLRQDGHLAAAVGNAAEAIDLCREQSPDLLVSAEILEQNTAMRLAQQLGSSVIVLTARSGVEALVNLLDEGADDVLRKPFGLEELAARCRTLLKRGRIGLQEKVEVGPLEVHLLLRQVTLSEKPVELSPREFALLCALLMPPGMVRSRQELLRMAWPPFSGGPRSVDTQVLTLRRKLEQAGLGEGGGITTVRQQGYRFSIDNI encoded by the coding sequence ATGCAATCAACTGAGCAAATCTTAGCTTCAACTCCTGGCAGTTCACAATTGCCTACGAGCTCTCAAACTCCCTCAAGAGTTCTAGTTGTTGAACCTCACCCCACACTTAGGACGGTCCTTGTACAGAGGCTTCGCCAAGATGGCCATTTAGCTGCGGCAGTTGGTAATGCTGCAGAGGCTATTGACTTATGCAGAGAGCAATCGCCTGACTTATTAGTTAGCGCAGAAATTCTCGAGCAGAATACTGCAATGAGATTAGCTCAACAATTAGGTTCATCTGTGATAGTTTTAACAGCCAGATCAGGTGTTGAAGCATTAGTAAATCTTTTAGATGAAGGGGCAGATGATGTTCTCAGGAAACCTTTTGGGCTTGAAGAGCTAGCAGCTAGATGTAGAACACTCTTGAAAAGAGGGAGAATAGGGTTGCAGGAAAAAGTTGAGGTTGGACCATTGGAGGTTCATCTTCTTTTAAGACAAGTTACTCTTAGCGAGAAGCCCGTAGAATTAAGCCCTAGAGAGTTTGCACTACTTTGCGCCCTCCTAATGCCACCTGGGATGGTTAGAAGTCGTCAAGAGCTCTTAAGGATGGCTTGGCCGCCCTTCAGTGGAGGACCGAGATCTGTGGATACTCAAGTATTAACTTTGAGAAGAAAATTAGAACAGGCCGGATTGGGAGAAGGTGGAGGAATAACCACTGTTAGACAACAAGGCTACCGATTTAGTATTGATAATATTTAA
- a CDS encoding photosystem II protein Y yields the protein MLRTIVVFAPIIAALAWVVFNIQKPAREQFNRDFLGKD from the coding sequence ATGCTCAGAACAATCGTAGTTTTTGCTCCCATTATCGCTGCTTTAGCTTGGGTTGTGTTTAATATACAGAAACCAGCAAGAGAGCAATTCAATAGAGATTTTTTGGGAAAGGATTAA
- a CDS encoding BolA family protein: MITKAEVINLITKKLPSSQVFVENLKGNDHLQVTVIASEFNGLSLVKQHQLVYSALKEELASEAIHALALKTETPN; encoded by the coding sequence ATGATTACTAAAGCTGAAGTTATTAATTTAATCACAAAAAAATTACCAAGTTCCCAAGTTTTTGTTGAAAACCTTAAGGGAAATGATCATTTGCAAGTAACTGTAATTGCATCTGAATTCAATGGATTATCATTAGTTAAACAACATCAGCTAGTCTACTCTGCTCTGAAGGAAGAATTAGCTTCAGAGGCTATCCATGCACTGGCATTAAAAACAGAAACACCAAATTAA
- a CDS encoding lysophospholipid acyltransferase family protein, whose product MFVTQDVVLRFFFRKKKILRNGFSIPINSSIILAPTHRSRWDGLILTMAMGRRVTKKDCRFMVTKSEMRGIQGWFLKRLGCFSINQLSPSFSALKYAINLIEKKEQLVVFPEGKINKYGKKLVLKEGLYRLSRLAAKKTTSIFIIPIGIAYSKVPPNFRGEFCLSFGKPIAINDYLNFSIKEFNMFLYKKMIQQEEEALKNVGR is encoded by the coding sequence ATGTTCGTTACTCAGGACGTTGTTTTGAGATTCTTTTTTAGAAAAAAGAAAATATTAAGAAATGGTTTTTCGATTCCCATAAATTCCTCTATCATTTTGGCTCCAACCCACAGATCAAGATGGGACGGCTTAATACTCACAATGGCAATGGGTAGAAGGGTAACAAAAAAGGATTGTAGATTTATGGTTACTAAATCCGAAATGAGAGGCATTCAAGGTTGGTTTTTAAAAAGACTTGGATGTTTTTCGATAAATCAATTATCCCCATCTTTCTCAGCATTAAAATATGCGATTAATCTTATAGAAAAAAAAGAACAACTAGTTGTTTTCCCTGAAGGGAAAATTAATAAATATGGGAAAAAATTAGTTCTCAAAGAAGGACTATATAGATTATCAAGATTAGCTGCAAAAAAAACAACATCCATTTTTATTATTCCAATTGGAATTGCTTACAGCAAAGTACCTCCAAACTTTAGAGGCGAATTTTGTTTATCTTTTGGAAAACCAATAGCAATCAATGATTACTTAAACTTTTCTATCAAAGAATTTAATATGTTTCTATATAAAAAAATGATCCAACAGGAAGAAGAAGCATTAAAAAATGTAGGAAGATGA
- a CDS encoding pyridoxine 5'-phosphate synthase, giving the protein MATLGVNIDHIANVRQARKTVEPDPVQFAFLAELGGADSITVHLREDRRHIQDRDLFLLKETIKTKLNLEMAATEEMLEIAKKILPDYVTLVPEKREEVTTEGGLDLKSNVQYLKKAVGNLQDSNIEVSAFIDPLGEQINYSKEIGFDFIELHTGKYAKLSGSDQYKELQRIIESTYLANDLGLVVNAGHGLNYNNVKKIASINNMNELNIGHSIVARALAIGLEKSVREMKSLITSN; this is encoded by the coding sequence ATGGCTACTTTAGGAGTAAACATTGATCATATTGCAAACGTAAGGCAAGCAAGGAAAACTGTCGAGCCTGACCCTGTGCAATTTGCTTTTTTAGCTGAATTAGGAGGGGCAGATTCGATAACAGTTCATCTAAGAGAAGATAGAAGACACATACAAGATAGGGATTTATTCCTTCTGAAAGAGACTATAAAGACAAAACTCAATTTAGAGATGGCGGCTACAGAAGAAATGTTAGAAATTGCAAAAAAAATTCTTCCCGATTATGTAACGCTTGTACCCGAGAAAAGAGAGGAAGTTACTACTGAGGGCGGGTTGGATTTAAAAAGTAATGTGCAATACCTTAAGAAGGCTGTTGGAAATTTGCAGGATTCAAATATAGAAGTAAGTGCATTTATTGATCCTCTTGGCGAACAGATAAATTACTCCAAAGAAATAGGGTTTGATTTTATAGAATTACATACTGGAAAATATGCTAAATTATCGGGATCTGATCAATATAAAGAGCTCCAAAGGATTATAGAGTCTACATATTTAGCAAATGACCTTGGATTAGTTGTTAATGCTGGTCATGGCCTGAACTACAATAATGTTAAAAAAATTGCATCAATTAACAATATGAACGAGTTGAACATAGGTCATAGTATTGTTGCAAGGGCTTTAGCGATAGGATTAGAAAAGTCTGTACGTGAAATGAAGTCCCTTATCACATCAAATTAA
- a CDS encoding MgPME-cyclase complex family protein produces MTTYFFVAASEKFLTVEEPLDEILKERMRNYKENNKEIDFWLLKNPSFLQSTQFADLKGKIPSTPAVVLSTDKKFITFLKLRLEFVAVGEFECPNAEIIDPFKVE; encoded by the coding sequence ATGACAACATATTTTTTCGTTGCGGCAAGTGAAAAGTTTTTAACTGTTGAAGAACCACTTGATGAAATTTTGAAAGAGAGGATGAGGAACTATAAAGAAAATAATAAAGAAATAGATTTTTGGCTCTTAAAAAATCCATCATTTTTACAAAGTACCCAATTTGCTGATTTAAAAGGAAAAATTCCATCTACCCCAGCAGTTGTTTTATCGACTGATAAAAAATTTATAACTTTCTTAAAGCTTCGTTTAGAGTTTGTTGCTGTGGGGGAATTCGAATGTCCTAATGCAGAAATAATTGATCCATTTAAAGTTGAGTAA
- the trmFO gene encoding methylenetetrahydrofolate--tRNA-(uracil(54)-C(5))-methyltransferase (FADH(2)-oxidizing) TrmFO has protein sequence MIDKKVIVIGAGLAGSEAAWQVANAGVPVKLVEMRPFKSTPAHHTGEFGELVCSNSFGALNPDRAAGLLQKELRIFKSLIIQTADKFAVPAGGALAVDRSKFSMALTEALSSHPLIEIERFEQLDLPRKEKITILATGPLTSDELSYKIQAFTGIDACHFFDAASPIIYGDSIDQEIVFKASRYDKGDPAYLNCPMDKNNYIHFRNQLIEGEQANLKDFEKESANFFEACLPIEEIARRGVDTMRFGPLKSIGLWNPKWGDLFDRENRLKKRPYAIVQLRKEDLEGKLLNMVGFQTNLKWSEQKRIFRMIPGLEKAEFVRFGVMHRNTFLESPNLLLPTLQFMKRNNLFAAGQITGTEGYAAAAAGGLLAGINASLLAKGKKTVSFPKESMIGSLINFISNKNQILSNQKKNKFQPMPASFGLVPELTKRIKDKRLRYKAYQERSTEALNDFKNKLDYCFEKDHLLSKIY, from the coding sequence TTGATAGATAAAAAAGTAATAGTTATTGGAGCTGGTCTTGCAGGATCTGAAGCAGCTTGGCAGGTAGCAAATGCTGGAGTACCAGTTAAATTAGTTGAAATGAGACCTTTTAAATCAACTCCAGCTCATCATACAGGTGAATTTGGAGAATTGGTTTGTAGTAATAGTTTTGGAGCTTTAAATCCTGATAGAGCGGCAGGTTTATTGCAAAAAGAACTTAGAATCTTTAAATCATTGATAATTCAAACAGCAGACAAATTTGCTGTGCCAGCAGGAGGTGCTTTGGCGGTTGATAGATCTAAATTTAGCATGGCTTTGACTGAAGCTTTATCTAGTCATCCTTTAATTGAGATTGAGAGGTTTGAACAATTGGATCTTCCAAGAAAAGAAAAAATAACAATTCTCGCAACTGGTCCATTAACCTCCGATGAGTTGTCCTATAAAATTCAAGCTTTTACAGGCATCGATGCGTGTCATTTCTTTGATGCTGCAAGTCCTATTATTTATGGAGATTCTATTGATCAAGAGATTGTATTTAAAGCTAGTAGATACGACAAAGGAGATCCTGCATATCTTAATTGCCCTATGGATAAAAATAACTATATACATTTTAGAAATCAACTTATCGAAGGGGAACAAGCAAATTTAAAAGACTTTGAGAAAGAATCTGCTAATTTCTTTGAAGCCTGCTTGCCAATTGAAGAAATTGCTAGAAGAGGAGTTGATACAATGAGATTTGGACCTTTGAAATCTATCGGGTTGTGGAATCCAAAATGGGGAGATTTATTTGATAGGGAAAATAGATTGAAAAAGAGACCTTATGCAATTGTCCAATTAAGGAAAGAGGATTTAGAAGGGAAATTATTAAATATGGTAGGTTTTCAAACTAACCTAAAATGGTCAGAGCAAAAAAGAATATTTAGGATGATTCCTGGTTTAGAAAAGGCTGAGTTTGTACGTTTTGGAGTAATGCATAGAAATACTTTTTTAGAATCTCCAAACTTACTTTTACCAACATTGCAATTTATGAAAAGAAATAATCTTTTTGCTGCGGGTCAAATAACGGGGACGGAAGGTTATGCAGCAGCAGCAGCAGGAGGTTTGCTTGCAGGAATAAATGCATCCTTATTAGCCAAGGGTAAAAAAACAGTAAGTTTTCCTAAGGAATCAATGATTGGTTCTCTAATAAATTTTATCAGTAACAAAAATCAAATTTTGTCTAATCAGAAAAAGAATAAATTCCAACCAATGCCTGCTTCATTTGGTTTAGTTCCAGAATTAACTAAAAGAATAAAAGATAAAAGATTAAGGTACAAAGCCTATCAAGAAAGATCCACAGAAGCCTTGAATGACTTTAAAAATAAACTAGATTATTGTTTTGAAAAAGACCACTTGCTCAGCAAAATTTACTAA